The Acidianus manzaensis genome has a window encoding:
- the hsp20 gene encoding archaeal heat shock protein Hsp20, giving the protein MSSKKKKTNDIFDYFDDLIREIESEFEDMEREFFKNAGKGDVKTFGPYVYGFSVTMGPDGKPIVEEFGNVKRLGSKPVISEEREPLVDVIEKGDEVRVIAEVPGVDKNNIKVKVDGNTLTITAQEGDKKYYKEVELPAKVDENSAKANYKNGVLEIVFKKKETNTGKEIKVE; this is encoded by the coding sequence ATGTCAAGCAAAAAGAAGAAAACTAATGATATATTTGATTATTTTGATGATCTAATCAGAGAGATAGAGAGCGAATTTGAAGATATGGAAAGAGAATTCTTCAAAAATGCTGGAAAAGGAGATGTAAAAACATTTGGTCCATATGTATATGGATTTAGCGTAACTATGGGCCCAGATGGAAAGCCAATAGTTGAAGAATTTGGTAATGTAAAGAGATTAGGAAGTAAGCCAGTAATTAGCGAAGAAAGAGAACCACTAGTAGATGTCATAGAAAAAGGAGATGAAGTAAGAGTTATAGCAGAAGTACCAGGTGTTGATAAAAATAACATTAAAGTAAAAGTAGATGGGAATACTCTAACTATAACTGCCCAAGAGGGTGATAAGAAATACTACAAAGAAGTGGAATTACCAGCAAAAGTTGACGAAAATTCTGCTAAAGCGAACTATAAGAATGGTGTATTAGAAATAGTTTTTAAGAAAAAAGAAACTAATACTGGGAAAGAGATAAAAGTTGAGTAA
- a CDS encoding nucleotidyltransferase family protein — protein MKIGAIVLAAGEGKRFKGNKLLATLKGKSIITYALESINNLDRVVIAGRYAKELIDHLKNEIIIYNPSWNKGVSSSIKLGIRFFQDYDGVLVVLGDMPLVTKNDIEKILSRFDNNCEAVIPTYNNLWGNPVLLSNKLFPKLLTLEGDQGAKQILKIEEEKSSSNIYTVECSIGVTLDIDTKEDINKIEKIMVEKR, from the coding sequence ATGAAAATTGGCGCTATAGTTCTAGCCGCTGGAGAAGGTAAAAGATTTAAAGGAAATAAACTATTAGCAACGTTAAAAGGAAAATCTATAATAACATATGCATTAGAGTCGATAAATAATTTAGATAGAGTAGTTATAGCTGGAAGGTATGCAAAAGAACTCATAGATCATTTAAAAAATGAAATTATAATATATAATCCATCTTGGAATAAAGGCGTTTCTAGCAGCATAAAGCTAGGTATTAGATTCTTTCAAGATTACGATGGGGTTTTAGTTGTACTAGGCGATATGCCATTAGTTACTAAGAATGATATAGAAAAAATTCTTTCACGTTTTGATAATAATTGTGAAGCTGTAATTCCAACCTATAATAATTTATGGGGAAATCCTGTATTGCTTTCAAATAAATTGTTTCCAAAATTATTAACATTGGAAGGAGATCAAGGAGCAAAACAAATCCTTAAAATAGAAGAAGAAAAATCAAGCAGTAATATTTATACTGTAGAGTGTAGTATTGGAGTTACACTTGATATAGATACTAAGGAGGATATAAATAAAATAGAAAAAATTATGGTTGAAAAGCGCTAA
- a CDS encoding ZPR1 zinc finger domain-containing protein, translating to MEPKLISELRLKCPVCGKETLIARDYLYEAENVGKLILSNWTCENCNYVFKDVKPYETAEPKKLEFKVEEESDLNVIVYRSPFASLYIPELGIEVYPQNASQGLISTVEGVLEDILEYLGTLCDNDNCKDIYDAKDGKIPFTLILEDPSGTSFIKSEKVKITQLLSLSQY from the coding sequence ATGGAACCTAAACTTATTTCAGAACTAAGATTAAAATGCCCAGTATGTGGAAAAGAAACATTAATAGCAAGAGATTATTTATATGAAGCCGAAAATGTAGGAAAATTAATCTTATCCAATTGGACATGTGAGAATTGTAATTATGTATTTAAAGATGTAAAACCTTATGAAACTGCAGAGCCAAAAAAACTAGAGTTCAAAGTAGAAGAAGAATCTGATCTTAATGTGATAGTGTATAGATCTCCATTTGCTTCTCTCTATATTCCAGAATTAGGGATTGAAGTATATCCTCAAAATGCTTCACAAGGTTTAATTTCAACTGTAGAAGGTGTATTAGAAGATATTTTAGAATATCTAGGTACATTATGTGATAACGATAATTGTAAAGATATTTATGATGCAAAAGATGGAAAAATTCCATTTACTTTAATACTAGAAGATCCATCAGGAACTAGTTTTATAAAAAGTGAAAAAGTAAAAATTACTCAACTTTTATCTCTTTCCCAGTATTAG
- a CDS encoding SRPBCC domain-containing protein, with amino-acid sequence MNKISGEEKISSKKDTLSFFTDYKNLLNCTPGVKDINNDSFTAEIKIGPIRVEVQGKVKEHKVVDNKVIDVIEVNGPGITVSITTNVNVEDSKIVWDAQYEISGSLANALQKTISKQAEEITRKIISCTISRLNTTNNT; translated from the coding sequence ATGAATAAAATTTCCGGAGAAGAAAAAATTTCCAGTAAAAAAGATACCCTATCTTTTTTCACTGATTATAAAAATTTATTGAATTGCACTCCTGGAGTAAAAGATATAAATAATGATTCTTTCACTGCTGAGATTAAAATAGGTCCTATAAGAGTAGAAGTTCAAGGTAAAGTCAAAGAACATAAAGTAGTGGATAATAAAGTTATAGATGTTATAGAAGTTAATGGCCCAGGTATAACAGTTTCAATAACGACTAATGTAAATGTAGAAGATTCAAAAATCGTTTGGGATGCTCAGTATGAGATTTCTGGTAGTTTAGCTAATGCCTTACAGAAAACTATTTCTAAACAAGCAGAAGAAATTACTAGAAAGATAATATCTTGTACTATATCAAGACTCAATACTACTAATAATACCTAA
- the cutC gene encoding glyceraldehyde dehydrogenase subunit gamma: MKIIENNEKTKIHLKINGKEYETEVEPRRLLVHVLRDLGFTGVHIGCDTSNCGACTVILNGKSVKSCTILAVEADNSEILTIEGLAKDDKLHPIQEAFWEKHGLQCGYCTPGMIMEAYWLLNQNPSPSEEEIREGISGNLCRCTGYQNIVEAIKLASQKMRISAFQP; this comes from the coding sequence ATGAAAATAATTGAAAATAATGAAAAAACAAAAATTCATCTTAAAATTAACGGAAAAGAATACGAAACTGAAGTAGAACCTAGAAGATTATTAGTTCATGTATTAAGAGACCTAGGATTTACTGGAGTTCATATAGGTTGTGATACAAGTAATTGTGGAGCATGCACTGTGATACTAAATGGCAAATCAGTAAAATCATGTACAATATTAGCTGTAGAAGCAGACAACAGTGAAATTTTAACAATAGAGGGTTTAGCAAAAGATGATAAATTGCATCCAATTCAAGAAGCGTTCTGGGAAAAACATGGATTACAATGTGGATATTGTACTCCAGGTATGATAATGGAAGCTTACTGGTTATTAAATCAAAATCCATCTCCTTCAGAAGAAGAAATTAGAGAAGGCATTTCAGGAAATTTGTGTAGATGCACTGGATATCAAAATATTGTAGAAGCTATTAAATTAGCATCACAAAAAATGAGAATTAGCGCTTTTCAACCATAA
- the cutB gene encoding glyceraldehyde dehydrogenase subunit beta yields MYPPKIGYVIPDSIEEATEFLEKHDDAKVLAGGHSIIPMLKLRIIRPSYLVEIRRLNNLHNISKSEEEISIGAITTHYEVFKSNIPLLSETASKIGDPQVRNMGTIGGSISQLDPSADYPATLMAMDAKVKIKGTKGERTELFKDFAKDMFTPDLNQGEIVTEIIVPNYSDYKYSYQKLERKAGDFAIVGVAVLLKVDGEIIKDARIGLTGVNNVAVRAVDAENMLKDNKITDELLEKVSNEVVKYANPVEDIRGSVEYKKKATKVMTKRALLEALKR; encoded by the coding sequence ATGTACCCGCCAAAGATTGGTTACGTTATACCTGATAGTATAGAAGAAGCTACAGAGTTTTTAGAGAAACATGACGATGCAAAAGTTTTAGCAGGAGGTCATAGCATTATACCAATGTTAAAATTAAGGATAATAAGGCCTTCTTATCTAGTAGAAATAAGAAGATTAAATAATTTGCACAATATCTCTAAATCTGAGGAAGAAATATCTATTGGTGCTATTACAACTCATTATGAAGTTTTTAAATCTAATATACCATTGTTGAGTGAGACTGCTTCAAAAATTGGAGATCCACAAGTTAGAAATATGGGAACAATAGGAGGTAGTATATCACAACTAGATCCATCCGCAGATTATCCAGCAACTCTTATGGCTATGGATGCTAAAGTTAAAATAAAAGGAACTAAGGGTGAAAGAACAGAACTTTTTAAAGATTTTGCAAAAGATATGTTTACTCCAGATTTAAATCAAGGAGAAATAGTTACTGAAATAATAGTTCCCAATTATTCTGATTATAAATATTCATATCAAAAGTTAGAGAGAAAAGCTGGAGATTTTGCTATAGTAGGTGTGGCAGTATTACTAAAGGTAGACGGAGAGATCATTAAAGATGCAAGAATAGGTTTAACAGGAGTAAATAATGTTGCAGTAAGAGCAGTAGATGCGGAAAATATGCTTAAAGATAACAAGATTACTGATGAATTATTGGAAAAGGTATCAAATGAAGTAGTGAAATATGCAAACCCAGTAGAAGACATAAGAGGATCCGTAGAATATAAAAAGAAGGCAACTAAAGTTATGACTAAGAGAGCATTATTAGAAGCTTTAAAGAGGTGA
- a CDS encoding GTPBP1 family GTP-binding protein, producing the protein MKLPRENDIGKIEYKLILSDVPEDRLQELATQMKYRIEEGGGEAIYIVGVDDDGEIIGLSKEDLENSINEINKIAKIINAEIVHKRIVEIKKSKFVAELLIRIHKSEMPIQVNIAVMGHVNAGKSTITGSLVLGKLDDGNGSLRTAIARYLHEVISGRTSSITLRILGFDNQGRIINPYCRDPLDEAEVTLRSSKILRLIDLGGHERYLRTTLKGLMGYETDYVMLVVGSDDGLSIMGREHLAVASVLKYPIFIIITKIDKFPEERIKEIINDIKNVLRIPGINRLVMEVENEDDILTSIIGLQTGRVVPIFKVSNVTGKNIDLLTKFLYMLPPRKAISQVNEPLVYIDEIYNVTGVGIVVLGSVIRGKIKSNDTIFIGPSDDGEFLEAKVKSIQVNRVFVDEVKQGSIATFAIQGIDKEKLRKGMVITKSKPTAAKSFKAKIIVLHHPTTIKEGYVATIHLYTIRQAARFEKIEKGLLRTGDSSEVELEFLYRPEYIEKGQIFVFREGRTRGLGIISSIES; encoded by the coding sequence ATGAAACTACCACGAGAAAATGATATAGGCAAGATAGAATATAAACTTATCTTATCTGACGTACCAGAAGATAGATTGCAAGAATTAGCTACCCAAATGAAGTACAGAATAGAAGAAGGCGGAGGAGAAGCTATCTATATCGTAGGAGTTGATGATGACGGGGAAATAATAGGTCTAAGCAAAGAAGATCTAGAAAATAGTATAAATGAAATAAATAAAATTGCAAAGATAATAAATGCAGAAATAGTGCACAAAAGAATAGTAGAGATTAAAAAATCTAAGTTCGTAGCTGAACTACTAATAAGAATACATAAAAGTGAAATGCCGATCCAGGTAAATATTGCAGTAATGGGCCATGTGAATGCAGGAAAAAGTACTATTACGGGTAGCTTAGTTTTAGGAAAATTGGATGATGGAAATGGATCGCTTAGAACTGCTATTGCACGATATCTTCATGAAGTTATTAGCGGTCGAACATCATCAATAACGTTAAGAATACTTGGTTTTGATAATCAAGGAAGAATTATAAATCCTTATTGTAGGGATCCTCTTGATGAAGCTGAAGTAACATTAAGAAGTTCTAAGATATTAAGACTTATTGATCTAGGAGGGCATGAAAGATATCTTAGAACCACGTTAAAGGGTTTAATGGGATATGAAACAGATTATGTTATGCTAGTAGTGGGCAGTGATGATGGATTAAGCATAATGGGGAGAGAGCATTTAGCTGTAGCTTCAGTTTTAAAATATCCTATTTTCATAATTATTACTAAAATAGACAAATTCCCAGAAGAAAGAATTAAAGAGATAATTAACGATATAAAGAACGTACTTAGAATACCTGGAATAAACAGATTAGTGATGGAAGTAGAGAACGAGGATGATATCCTAACATCAATAATAGGCTTGCAAACAGGTAGAGTTGTACCAATATTTAAAGTTTCTAATGTAACTGGCAAGAATATTGATTTGCTTACTAAATTCCTCTACATGCTCCCTCCAAGAAAAGCAATATCACAAGTAAATGAACCATTGGTCTACATTGATGAAATATATAATGTAACAGGTGTAGGTATAGTAGTTTTAGGTTCAGTAATTAGAGGTAAGATAAAGTCTAATGATACTATATTTATAGGCCCTTCTGATGATGGAGAATTTTTAGAGGCAAAAGTCAAAAGTATCCAAGTAAATAGAGTATTTGTAGATGAAGTAAAACAAGGAAGTATAGCAACATTTGCTATACAAGGTATTGATAAAGAAAAATTAAGGAAGGGTATGGTAATAACTAAATCTAAACCTACAGCTGCAAAATCTTTCAAAGCTAAAATAATTGTATTACACCATCCTACTACAATCAAAGAAGGTTATGTGGCAACTATACATTTATATACTATAAGGCAAGCAGCTAGATTCGAAAAAATAGAAAAAGGATTACTAAGAACTGGAGACTCTTCTGAAGTAGAGCTGGAATTTCTATATAGGCCAGAGTATATAGAGAAAGGGCAGATATTTGTGTTTAGAGAAGGAAGAACAAGAGGTTTAGGTATTATTAGTAGTATTGAGTCTTGA
- the mce gene encoding methylmalonyl-CoA epimerase — translation METENIDHIGIAVEDLEKAIDFYEKNLGMKLIDKEVLEDRGLKVAFLVGEKEGTAIELLEPINHDDENNTIAKFLKNRGPGLHHLAVKVEDIKTSLNDLSTKGLKLIDKEPRPGARGHLVAFVHPKSVLGVLLELVQERH, via the coding sequence ATGGAAACAGAAAATATTGATCATATAGGAATAGCAGTAGAAGACCTAGAAAAAGCAATAGATTTCTATGAGAAGAATTTAGGCATGAAACTAATAGATAAAGAAGTCCTAGAAGATAGAGGATTAAAAGTTGCTTTCCTAGTTGGAGAAAAGGAAGGAACTGCAATAGAATTATTAGAGCCAATAAATCATGATGACGAAAATAATACAATTGCAAAATTCCTTAAAAATAGAGGACCAGGATTACATCATCTGGCAGTAAAAGTTGAAGACATAAAGACTTCATTAAATGACCTATCAACAAAAGGATTAAAATTAATAGATAAAGAACCAAGACCTGGTGCTAGAGGTCATTTAGTAGCCTTTGTTCATCCTAAGAGTGTATTAGGAGTACTTTTGGAGCTAGTTCAAGAAAGGCATTAA
- a CDS encoding acyl-CoA mutase large subunit family protein — translation MDIEDKVKEWESKVYASWVSKRKERKSKFITPSGIEVKPLYTPLDLKGNYNDKIGFPGEYPFTRGIYPNMYRGRIWTIRQYAGFGSAEDTNNRFRKLLEAGQTGLSMAFDLPTQLGLDPDQELAYTEVGVVGVSMFHWKEMDTVMSAIPMDKVSTSMTINATSIELVSMYVATAESRGIDKKVLDGTVQNDILKEYIARKNFIYPPEQSLRYAIDLIEYSYKNIPKWHPISISGYHIREAGADAPLEVAFTLADGIEYVRKTVERGIPVDDFAPTLSFFFAGYTNIFEEIAKFRAARRMWAKIMKDWFNAKKADSMTLKFHTQTGGAELTAQQPEINIIRTTLQALAAVLGGTQSLHVNSFDEAVSLPSEKAAKIAIRVQQIIAYESGATETVDPLAGSYYIEWLTDEIEDRAWKIIEKIESMGGMMKAIDRGYPQAEIAESSYRIQKRIEDGDLTKVGVNFAYEPDWIGTTEVFRVNPEIREKVLSRLKSYRENRDEIKWRDSLNSLRKAAESQENLFPYIYNAIKAGATVGETSKVLREIWGEYREPIIF, via the coding sequence TTGGATATAGAAGATAAAGTAAAAGAATGGGAATCGAAGGTTTACGCTTCATGGGTATCCAAAAGAAAAGAAAGGAAATCAAAGTTTATCACACCTTCAGGAATAGAAGTTAAGCCTCTTTACACTCCTTTAGACTTAAAGGGAAATTATAATGATAAAATTGGTTTTCCAGGGGAATATCCTTTTACAAGAGGAATTTATCCAAACATGTACAGAGGAAGAATATGGACAATTAGACAATATGCAGGTTTTGGATCAGCCGAAGATACTAATAATAGATTTAGAAAGTTACTAGAGGCAGGGCAAACTGGATTAAGTATGGCCTTTGATTTACCTACACAGTTAGGTTTAGATCCAGATCAGGAATTGGCATATACAGAAGTAGGAGTAGTAGGAGTATCAATGTTTCATTGGAAAGAAATGGATACTGTAATGTCTGCTATACCGATGGATAAAGTAAGTACTTCAATGACAATTAATGCTACTTCCATAGAATTAGTTTCAATGTATGTAGCTACTGCAGAAAGTAGAGGAATTGACAAAAAAGTATTAGACGGAACTGTACAGAATGATATTTTAAAAGAATATATAGCTAGAAAGAACTTTATTTATCCTCCAGAACAGTCCCTAAGATATGCAATAGATTTAATCGAATATTCATACAAAAATATTCCAAAATGGCATCCAATTAGTATAAGTGGATATCACATTAGAGAAGCAGGTGCAGATGCCCCTTTAGAAGTTGCATTTACATTAGCTGATGGAATAGAGTACGTAAGAAAAACCGTAGAAAGGGGAATCCCAGTAGATGATTTCGCTCCTACATTATCATTCTTCTTTGCTGGATATACAAATATATTCGAAGAAATCGCTAAGTTTAGAGCAGCTAGAAGGATGTGGGCTAAGATAATGAAAGACTGGTTTAACGCTAAAAAAGCCGACTCGATGACGTTAAAATTCCATACACAAACTGGCGGAGCAGAGTTAACTGCACAACAGCCAGAAATAAATATCATCAGGACAACTCTTCAAGCTTTAGCTGCAGTGCTTGGAGGAACTCAAAGTCTTCATGTTAATTCTTTCGATGAAGCTGTATCTTTACCAAGCGAAAAAGCAGCAAAAATTGCTATAAGAGTTCAACAGATTATAGCTTATGAAAGTGGAGCCACTGAAACTGTAGATCCATTAGCAGGTTCATATTATATTGAGTGGTTAACTGATGAAATAGAGGATAGAGCTTGGAAAATCATAGAAAAGATAGAAAGTATGGGAGGTATGATGAAAGCAATTGATAGAGGATATCCGCAAGCAGAAATAGCTGAAAGTTCGTACAGAATACAAAAAAGAATAGAGGATGGAGATTTAACTAAAGTTGGAGTTAATTTTGCTTATGAGCCAGATTGGATAGGAACTACAGAAGTATTTAGAGTAAACCCTGAAATTAGGGAAAAAGTTCTATCTAGATTAAAATCATATAGAGAGAATAGAGACGAGATTAAATGGAGGGACTCTTTAAATAGTTTAAGGAAAGCTGCAGAAAGTCAAGAAAATCTATTTCCTTACATATATAATGCAATAAAAGCTGGAGCTACAGTAGGGGAAACAAGTAAAGTATTAAGAGAAATATGGGGAGAATATAGGGAACCAATCATTTTTTAG
- a CDS encoding SRPBCC domain-containing protein, producing MQYQGTVEVSAKKEEILNILNNLEDVAKCFPGIKSVSKDGDEYKVTGSTGIGFIKGDYKATIKFANVTSDGFELIAKGNGMNSNVDISAKVNVSDNKIEYSADVKVSGVLASVGARLMDPAINKMIAQLFECLKAKVESK from the coding sequence ATGCAATATCAAGGTACAGTAGAAGTAAGTGCAAAAAAAGAAGAGATATTAAATATTCTAAATAATTTAGAAGACGTAGCTAAATGCTTCCCAGGTATAAAAAGTGTTTCAAAAGATGGTGATGAATATAAAGTAACAGGAAGTACTGGTATAGGGTTTATAAAAGGTGATTATAAGGCTACAATAAAATTTGCCAACGTGACTTCTGATGGATTCGAACTTATAGCTAAAGGAAATGGCATGAATAGTAACGTAGATATAAGTGCAAAAGTTAATGTCTCAGATAATAAAATAGAATATTCAGCTGATGTGAAGGTATCTGGTGTTTTAGCTTCAGTTGGGGCTCGATTAATGGATCCGGCAATAAATAAAATGATAGCTCAACTTTTTGAGTGTTTAAAAGCTAAGGTAGAATCGAAATGA
- a CDS encoding YHS domain-containing protein yields MKDPVCKDEVKTTMYKYTYKGVTYYFCSPMCMAEFKKNPEKYISK; encoded by the coding sequence ATGAAAGATCCAGTATGTAAAGATGAAGTAAAAACTACAATGTATAAGTATACATATAAAGGTGTGACATATTATTTTTGTAGCCCTATGTGTATGGCTGAATTCAAGAAAAATCCAGAGAAATATATCAGTAAATAG
- a CDS encoding phosphoribosyltransferase, which translates to MVDYYIPSWDDIEDNIFDIAEKIIKDNFYPDVIVAILTGGVIPAKLFSDLLGIKNIRYIEIKFYRGVGRTNSKPTIKAVYVNDIENKNVLIVDDVADSGETLDAVSNIITMFNPKVIKTATIYIKPWSKRIPDYYSKSVDKWIIFPWDKWDVVRENSDAPVKNKERFLKLMTKK; encoded by the coding sequence ATGGTTGATTACTATATTCCTTCATGGGATGATATAGAAGATAATATTTTTGATATAGCTGAGAAAATAATTAAGGACAATTTTTATCCTGATGTAATAGTTGCAATACTTACTGGTGGAGTTATCCCAGCAAAGTTATTTTCTGATCTATTAGGAATAAAAAACATTAGATATATAGAAATAAAATTTTATAGAGGCGTAGGAAGAACTAATTCGAAACCAACTATTAAGGCAGTTTACGTTAACGATATAGAAAATAAAAACGTGTTAATAGTTGATGACGTAGCAGACAGTGGAGAAACATTAGATGCTGTATCTAATATAATAACAATGTTTAACCCTAAGGTAATAAAAACTGCTACAATTTACATAAAACCATGGTCTAAGAGAATTCCAGATTACTATAGCAAAAGTGTAGACAAATGGATCATATTTCCTTGGGATAAATGGGATGTGGTAAGAGAAAATTCTGACGCTCCAGTTAAAAATAAAGAAAGATTCCTAAAATTAATGACTAAAAAATGA
- a CDS encoding alkaline phosphatase family protein: protein MSLLLPNYEKNIYTLACGIADFLGVKRNCINKMNISGKRLALVLLDGLGWNILNKANAIVKEAEKFQTVFPSTTSTVLTTLFTAETPGEHGILGYNTFVKRLGGIINTLKFTHPAINSRDSIEPSIPFKNVFPNVKSYLSEVKDKKTVEIVPKGIDNTEFSKATHGNTSETKTYIDDWDAIYTYSQTLQNNYDFVYLYIPTVDSLAHKYGPYSEPTLTAAKYIFESIYNISKKYPEYTVIITADHGHVEVGNNVDLNKETEFLNMLDVPPYGDSRALFLRSRYDMKTYLYSRYNVKIFEKSEFSSLLGRVDQSIDLPDYIAVPLDSTAYIFDYKENGEYGKLKGHHGGLLNEEFETPLVTING, encoded by the coding sequence ATGAGCCTATTATTACCAAATTACGAAAAAAACATATATACGCTAGCATGTGGAATAGCGGATTTTCTTGGAGTAAAAAGAAATTGCATTAATAAAATGAACATTTCAGGAAAAAGACTCGCATTAGTATTACTAGATGGTTTAGGATGGAATATATTAAACAAAGCTAATGCAATTGTCAAGGAAGCAGAAAAATTTCAAACCGTATTCCCATCTACTACTTCCACAGTTTTAACTACATTGTTTACTGCAGAAACACCAGGAGAACATGGAATTTTAGGATATAACACTTTTGTAAAAAGATTAGGTGGTATAATAAATACATTAAAATTTACTCATCCAGCTATAAATTCTAGAGATTCTATAGAACCTTCAATACCATTTAAGAATGTATTTCCAAATGTTAAGAGCTACCTTTCAGAAGTTAAAGATAAGAAAACAGTAGAAATTGTTCCTAAAGGTATTGATAATACAGAATTCAGTAAAGCAACTCACGGAAATACTAGCGAAACAAAAACATATATTGACGATTGGGACGCTATATATACTTATTCTCAAACATTACAAAATAATTATGATTTTGTTTATTTATACATCCCAACAGTAGATTCTTTAGCTCATAAATATGGACCTTATTCTGAGCCTACTTTAACTGCAGCAAAATATATTTTTGAGAGTATTTATAATATTTCCAAAAAATATCCAGAATATACTGTAATCATTACTGCTGATCATGGACATGTGGAAGTGGGAAATAACGTAGACTTAAATAAAGAAACAGAATTTCTAAATATGCTTGACGTTCCTCCATATGGAGATTCAAGAGCTTTATTTTTAAGAAGTAGATACGATATGAAAACTTACCTTTATAGTAGATACAATGTAAAAATCTTTGAGAAGAGCGAGTTTTCTTCTTTATTAGGTAGAGTAGATCAGAGCATAGATTTACCAGATTATATTGCTGTACCTTTAGATTCTACTGCATATATATTTGATTATAAAGAAAATGGAGAATACGGAAAACTAAAAGGACACCACGGTGGACTTTTAAATGAAGAATTTGAAACTCCATTGGTGACTATTAATGGTTGA